In Blastocatellia bacterium, a single genomic region encodes these proteins:
- the cas4 gene encoding CRISPR-associated protein Cas4, whose protein sequence is MNREDYILISALNQFDYCPRRCYLIYCEGEFFDNEHTVEGSILHARADEPSAIRRGDTTQFRSVWLYSERHGLYGKADVIEERDGKIYPVEIKKGRRGDWKNDQLQLCAQALCLEEMIGCEPIEVGYIYYAATARRQAVKLDAEIRRHTILTIEAVRSLLMTQERPPAVYGPRCKGCSLYPICLPRETEKLVRLTISNSVTGG, encoded by the coding sequence ATGAACCGAGAAGATTACATCCTCATCTCTGCGCTCAATCAATTCGACTACTGCCCCAGGCGCTGTTACCTGATTTACTGCGAAGGAGAGTTCTTTGACAACGAACACACAGTCGAAGGCTCTATCCTTCACGCGCGCGCCGACGAACCGAGCGCCATCCGTCGCGGCGACACCACACAATTTCGCTCCGTCTGGTTATATTCGGAACGCCATGGACTCTACGGCAAGGCTGATGTCATCGAAGAGCGCGACGGAAAAATCTATCCTGTCGAAATCAAGAAAGGTCGCCGAGGCGATTGGAAAAACGATCAGTTGCAACTCTGCGCGCAGGCGCTCTGCCTCGAAGAGATGATCGGCTGTGAACCGATTGAGGTCGGCTACATCTACTACGCGGCGACGGCGCGGCGGCAAGCGGTGAAGCTGGACGCTGAGATTCGGCGCCACACAATCCTGACAATCGAAGCCGTACGCTCTCTGCTGATGACTCAAGAGCGCCCGCCGGCCGTCTACGGGCCACGGTGCAAAGGTTGCTCCCTCTATCCCATCTGTCTGCCCAGGGAGACGGAGAAATTAGTCAGACTCACCAT